A window of Saccharicrinis carchari contains these coding sequences:
- a CDS encoding Fic family protein, whose product MKPPYTITGKILKLVASISEKIGEVNAAHLSKPPTELRKKNRIKTIHSSLEIEGNTLTIEQITAIVENRRVIGPKKDILEVKNAIVVYDYLDNLNPNSFESFCEAHGLLMNGLIESAGQLRSKSVGIVKGSEIAHIAPQSGMLKPLMNDLFDYLKNDDDLILIKSCVFHYEMEFIHPFIDGNGRMGRLWQTLILKNYHPVFEFLPIETLIKERQENYYEALGKSDNSGESTLFIEFMLEIIHESFEELLNIQNVSLENIDRINLFKSIIKEDYFSRKDYLKNFREISPATASRDLKFAFENGMVEKIGDKNSTRYKFK is encoded by the coding sequence ATGAAACCACCTTATACAATAACAGGTAAAATCTTAAAGCTTGTTGCTTCTATTTCAGAGAAGATAGGCGAGGTAAACGCTGCTCATTTGAGCAAACCTCCAACCGAACTAAGAAAGAAAAATAGAATTAAAACAATTCACTCTTCTCTTGAAATAGAGGGAAACACTCTGACCATTGAACAAATCACTGCAATTGTTGAAAACAGGCGGGTAATTGGTCCCAAGAAGGACATTCTGGAAGTAAAAAATGCCATAGTAGTATATGACTATTTGGACAATTTAAACCCCAATAGTTTCGAGTCTTTTTGTGAAGCCCATGGATTATTAATGAATGGCCTAATTGAATCTGCTGGACAACTCCGAAGTAAATCTGTTGGAATAGTAAAGGGTTCAGAAATTGCACATATTGCTCCACAAAGTGGAATGCTTAAACCCTTAATGAATGATTTATTTGATTATCTTAAGAATGATGATGATTTAATTTTAATCAAAAGTTGTGTGTTTCATTATGAAATGGAATTTATACACCCCTTCATTGACGGTAATGGAAGAATGGGACGACTATGGCAAACCCTAATTTTAAAAAATTACCACCCCGTTTTTGAGTTTCTGCCCATAGAAACCTTAATAAAGGAACGTCAGGAAAATTATTACGAGGCTTTAGGGAAATCTGATAATTCTGGAGAATCAACCCTATTCATTGAATTTATGCTTGAAATTATACATGAATCATTTGAAGAATTACTGAATATACAGAATGTAAGCCTCGAAAATATTGACAGAATTAACCTGTTCAAATCAATAATAAAGGAAGATTACTTTTCGCGAAAGGATTACCTAAAGAATTTTAGAGAAATATCACCAGCAACCGCAAGTCGTGATTTAAAGTTCGCATTTGAAAATGGAATGGTTGAAAAAATCGGAGACAAAAACTCCACAAGATATAAATTCAAATAA